The Candidatus Omnitrophota bacterium genomic interval CCGGAATATATGGCACGCGGGCGGAATATCCTGTTATTCTGCATATACTCCATGACCCTTGCCGCCCATCCTGACACCCGGCTTACAGCGAATATGGGTGTGAACATATGGGGCGATATCCCGAGCGCCTGGTAAAGTATGCCCGAGTAAAAATCCACGTTGGGGAATATCTTCTTTTCTTTCCCGAGGCTGGACACCGTTATCTTTTCCAGGGACCCGGCTATTTTGAAAAGCTTTGCCGCTTCCTTATTGCTCGCGGCAAGATATTCCGCCATCGGCCTCAGCACCCTGGCTCTCGGGTCATAGGCTTTATATACTCTGTGCCCGAAGCCCATTATCTTCCGCTTCTCCAGCTGGGCCCGTTGGAACCATGGTTTCACGTTATCAACGCTCCCTATCTCCTGGAGCATACGGATGACCTGCTCGTTGGCCCCGCCATGAAGCGGCCCGTTAAGCGCGGCTATACCGGCGCCTACGGAAAAATACAGGTCTGAAAGTGTCGACGCTACCACCATGGCCGCGAACGTGCTCGCGTTCATGCCGTGATCAGCGTGAAGTATAAGCGATATGTCCATGATGCGTTCCTCCGCCGGTGTCGGCATCCTGCCTGTCATCATATAGAGGAGATGGCCGGCATGGCTAAGGTCCTCACGCGGCTCTATCGGAAGCCTCCCTTCCCTCAGGCGGTTCACCGCGCCCGCTATGCAGGCTATGCCCGATATGAGGCTGTAACACGACTTATATCCCGCGGCTGAATGGAGATGCCTGGAACTGGTCTTTCGACGTTTTTTCCTCTTGAACTCGTATATCGCGTGCTTTTCCCCGCGAGGCACCGTTTCCATCGGGATAGAGTCCTCATCGGAGCCTATCACGCTTTTAAGGTCAATTTCATGATCGTCCTGATCTATGTAGGAGAACTCGTGCCTCAGGAAATTCGTTCCCATCCTGAGCGCGGACATGGCTTTCATCTTTTCCACCGGGAACCCCATAAGCATGCGCAGGGTCTCGGTTATCTTACGTGCCTCGATCAGCTCCTTTTTAAACCCATTAAGTTGAGCGCTCGTGGGGAGCTTACCGAAAATAAGCAGATACGATACTTCCTCGAACGTGGAATACGCGCAAAGGTCGAATATGTCGTAGCCCCTGTATATCAAGGCCCCCTTAACGCCGTTAACATACCCTATCTTGCTTTCGCACGCTATGGCGCCTTCGAGCCCGGGGCCGACTATGCAATTGACCGGCCAGGCAATAGACGTCCTGGAGGCGTACCCGCCCTCTCCACTGGTCTCTTTCCTGGCTTTTTTGGCCGCGTCGAGCACCAGGGCCGTTATATCTTTCGTGTTCATGTGTAATTCGTCCATAAGAGCCTTATAGTATAATATATTATCTTCTTTGTCAAAAAATATCTTTATCCGGCAAAAACCCGCCTGGACAGCGAAAAAAGGGCCCTTTTCAAGCTATTTTTTCCCCTGTTCCGCCTATAATATGCACATCCCTTTGCGGGAAAGGTATAGTGATACCGTTATTCGCGAACGCGTCAAACACCTTTCTGTTCACGTCGAACATGACATCCCAGTAGACCCCCGGTTTGCACCATAGACGGCAATATATATTGACGCTTGAATCCGCGAATTCGGAGATACCGACTTTAGGCTCAGGCTGGGCCGCTATGCGATCGTCTCCCCTTACCACTTCCTTGATGATATTGATAGCCTTGCCCATATCGGTATCATAGCTTACGCCGATGGTAAGGTCCAGTTTCTTGAATTCCGTAAAGTTATGTATCACCTCGCCGATTATGTTCTTGTTGGGTATATAGATGGTGGTGCCGTCAATGGTCCTTAGTTCGGTCCTGGCAAGCGTCATGTCCATCACCGTACCCGCCACCGAGCTTACTTCCACTATGTCTCCCACCTTGAACGGTTTGGTGAATATGAGCGTAATACCTGCCGCGTAGTTGGAAAGCGGGCCCTGTACGGCGAAACTCGCGCCGAAACCTATGACACTGAGGCCCGCTATGAACGGGGCTATCGTTATGCCGAAACTCCCCAGGGCTATCAGGAAAGCGAACGCGATAACGAGCATCTTCACTATGCTGACGAGGAATTTGGATATGGTCACGTCCACATTGTGACTTTTCAGGAACTCACCGAAAAGCCTGCTGATTATCCTGGCGGCCAGGAACCCCAACAATATGACTATGATGCCGCCCAGCACCTGGAAACTGTATTTGACGCAGAATTCTATCAGCGTATCCATCAGTTTCTTCGCGGTATCTATCTTGTCCTGTAACGCGGTCCCGGCACTGGCTACGGCGTCCTGGGCGTTCGCCATTACGGACGGCATTAAGAGACACGCCATCGCCGCTATAATTTTTGAGATACTTGACCGGCTCCTCATGATAACCTCCCTTTTCCTTTATTCCGCGAGAATATTATTCACTCAATCCTTGATGCCCGCCTTCTTAAGTATCGCCATCATGGGGCACCAGCCAGTGAAAGCTGACTGCAAGAGGTTCAGTCCCACAAAGGCGGTGAACCACAGCCATCTGGCATCGACATAATACGCCAGCACCAGGCTTAGTAATATAAAGAACCCGGCTATCCCCCTTAACATGCTTCCCATCGTCATAAATACCTCCTCCCGGCGTCTCAAAAACTGTATCTTAGCCGTACATATACGTTCTTGTTCTTTTGATCGCTCCCAAAATCCGTCCAGGGATCCTTACCCCACGGCAGGTTAGCGCCTATGGTAAGAGTCCACGAATCCGTGGCGTTCCACGTGATCGACGGCCTGGTATAAACGTCCAGGTCCGACGGTGAAAAGAACGTGAAAAGCGAAAGCTTCACGGTCTGGTTAGCCAGTAATTTCGTTATTCGCCCGGTAATGGTATGCCTGAACTCATCCCACCTGTAATCGTTCGGTAGAAGCGCTTTTCTGTATTCGTCATAATCCAGCGTTTCCTCCAGATAATACTGTGCCGATATCCTGAGGTCACCCCCCATATCTTTCTCATACCCCACGAGGTATTTCACCATGGAGTTCTGCACGGTCCGGATCTTACCCGCGTTATCCTGCGGGGAATAATAATATGATACTTCAGCGTTACCTATCCCGCCCATGACAGGCCCCCTCACACTGGCGCCATACGCGTCAAGACGCTCGTAAAAAAGCTCCATGGCCGCCTCATCCTTATAGCTCCTGGGGCTGGGGTCGAACCCCCGGTAATAGTAAAGCGCGGCCTCGTAGCTCGAGAAATTCCTGTATATACGGCCGGCGTATATGAAATTCCTGAACTGCCTGGCCGGTTCGTCCAGCGTCCTGTGGGAATTACGTCCCGCGATACCCCCCTGAAAGCTGTCGAAGAAACTTACCCTCTGGCCGTCAGGCAGTATATTCGGCCGGAAAAAAGGTATGATCGCGACATCCACATTGAACCATTCCGGATAGAGCATTACACGAAGCGCGTCTGACGGCGCCTTGAGATACTCGTCGTCCCTGCCGATGAAAAAAGACTCGTAATCCTTCGGGAAAAGATCGTTCAGGAAAAGATAATCCCCGGTACCCCAGGTAAGCACCTGGCGCCCTATTTTCAGGTCCATGATATCCATAGGCGTCATCACCGCGTTAAGTTCACGAAGATCGGTGACCACCTTACCTCCATAATACATATCCAGGACAAGATCCGCCTTCGCGGTGAGCACCGTCTGCCAGTCGGCAAGGATATTGTCCCCTTTTACATAATATTTCGTCTTGAGCTGGAGCCTGCCTTCGGCCATATTGAACTGCCGATGGGCTGTATTATCCTCCCCGAACCTGGGCGCGAAAGCCTCCTCAAGGAACCCGTGCAGTTCCGGGATATCCACGGCGTTCGCCACGCCCACAGAGAGCGCGGATAGCAATATGGCCAGGGCCATATTCTTCATTCCGGCGTTATTCCCCAATTCCCCTCCTTTACTGCTTATCTATGTATTGTCTGGGCGGTCTTCTCAGGAACCTTTCCGAAAATATATTCTCATCTGTTCCCAGGTCATACTTCACGTCCGAGAATTCCGACACGGTATTTGACCCCGCGTTAAAGTCGGTCGCCTTCATCTTGACCACGGTGGGGAACCCTCCCACATCCTTTACCTCAAGGGCCTCGATCGTCTTGTAAAGTGTCCCGTTCTTGTCATAATACTCCGCCTTACGCGGAATGAAGTCGTTCATGTCCACCCAGGTGATAAAGTATGAGAACTCGACAGAGCCCGGGTCCTTAGGCACGCTTTTTATCTTGTACATCCCGTTCTCCTCGCCGAGAAGCGTATGCCCGTCCTCCTCCGTACCTCTTCCCGATATATCCTCGTAAGCGAAATTCGTGCCTACAAAGCTCGACCTTTTGTCGCTCGCGGCCACCCTTCTCACCAGGTCAAGCGCCGGGAGATACAGCCACCTGTCGTCATCGGTCCCCACGTTCTTCCAGACAAGGTATGTCATCCCACGCACGTCATCAGGCTGGTGAAAATAAACATAATACTTCTGTTTCCCGTCCACGCCCGTATCCTTGCGAAGTATGGTCATGCCCCTTTCCCTTGTCCGTCCCAGGGAATCCGTAACCGTCATCTTTACGTCCGCACGGCCGTCGCCCGCCTGGTAATACATCGCCTCATTAGCCTTAGCGACTATGTCGTCCACTTCCGCGGCCCTTACATGCCCTGCCGACAGGACAAGCGCCACTACCACGCATATCGACATGATGTTCTTCATTTTACACCTCCGGATAATAGTATTATCGCGCAGGATCTTTTATACATATCCTGCCACGCGAGACAATATTACAGATGCCGGATATCACGGCAACAACCACCACCGAAACGGCCGTTACGGCACTCCACGTTATCCCCAGATATCCAGCCAACACATACGCGACCGCGCCCGCCACGAACGCGCCCGTAAGTACGCAATATGAGCATTTACATGTGAACGGTCCCGCGACCTCTTCGAATATCACTTTCGGCATAGCCGTTATTATGGCCGGCAGTATAAGCAGGGTCCCCACGCTTGATGTAACCATAATAAGGAACATGAACATTCCGACCGTCTTATATGGTACGAGCGGAGCCGCCAATAGCGGCAGGAACCCTATTGAGATGATAAGCGCGTTCCTCAATATGGCCCGTCCCGGTTCAGCGAACATTTCTTTCGCGGTATCCGGCCAGTTCCCTGCACGCGCGTATATCTCCCTCGCCCTTTGCAGGAAATGTATAGCGAAATCCACGGACAGTCCGAGCGTAAGCGCCGACAGCACCGCGACGGGCATATCGTAATTCTTACCCGTATACCCCAGCAAGCTGTAGATGAACACAATGGTCACCGTAAGCGGTATCATGGAGATAAGGCCTCTTATGGGCGACCTGAAAAGGAATATCATCATGAAAAGAACTATTATGAAGCTTCCCAGGAAATTCATGAGCATACCGCCTACCATCCGGTCCTGCCATACAACGTTAATGTAGGTAAGCCCCGCCCAGTTCACTTTTACCGGTTCCGGCGGACGGTTCTCCCGCATAAATTCCTTTACCTCATTGACCACCCGGGTCATATCCCGGTTATCGCCGGACGTCAGTTGTACCCATATGTTCACCCTGGAATAATCCGGGGTGACGAAATGCCATAGATCATCGGGCTTGTGCGAATTCTGGAAAGAGATGAGCGTCTGGGCGACAGCCTGACGCGTGGACGGGATAACATTGTTCGCCTTATCCCCGCCCAAGAGTTCATAATATATCTTTTTGGTAAGATCAGCGAGCGAAGTGGATTTTCCCACGTTCCCTTTCCGCAAAAGATATGCCTGCAATCTTTCGACGTATCTAAGCATCTCCGGGTCCTTGAAGAGCTCCTTTTCAGGCCCATCCGACGTCATGACAAGATATGCCGTATAAGTCCCCCCGAAATGCTCGTTAAGCACCTTGTCGGCTATCCGTATCTCGTGTTTAGGGGAGAACCATTTCACCGGATTGTCATTTATTACTATGCGCGTTATCCCGTACAGGGAAACGATGACTATTGCCAGCGTGCCTATAAGTACGGCTTTCCACCGGTTGACGGAGAACCTGCCGATGGCGCTAAGTAACGCGTTCATTATTCCTGACTCGGCGTGTTCTTCGCTTACGCCGAAATTCTTGAAACTTTCGGGCCGCATGAGCGATATGGCCGCCGGTATGAACGTCATTGTCAGTATCCACGCCAGCATTACTCCTATGGCCACGAAAACACCGAAGACCTGTACCGGGGGGATAGGCGCGAAAGCCAGCGACAGAAAGCCGGCCGTGGTAGTGAGCGAAGTAAAGAGCATCGGCATAAAAAGATCATCCATGGTCCATAGTATCGCCTCTTTCCTGTCGCTACTTTTCTTATATTTTTCATAGAACTCGCTCAGTATGTGCACTGAGTCAAGCACCGCTATCGGCATAAGGAATATGGGTATCATCGAGCTCATGATATGTACCGTGAACCCCATACCGATAAGGAGCCCCATGGTGACTATGACGGTTATACCGGCCAGGATGATCGGGGCCAGGACCAGGTTTATCTTCCTGAAGAACAGCATCATCAGTATGAAGATTATGAGCATGGCCGCGGGCGCGGATACCGCCATCTGCACGAACATCTCGAACCCGAACGTATCATTGGCCACCGGGAGCCCGGTTATATAATACTTCTCCTCGCCCTTATATCCGTCCGTTATGGACCTTATCTCGCGGGATATGCGATAGCTCATATTCTTGGCTTTTATCGGGATGTAAAGGCACAACGCCTTTCCGTTCTCGGATATTATCGTCCCGTAAAAAAGCGGGTTCTCCATCGCCCTTTCCCGTATTTCATCGGATCTCTCCACGGTATACGGCGGTGGCCCCATCAGCCATTGGAACCTCACGGTCCCTACGCCGTCCTGCATTATGTCGTCTTTCGTCGTAGGGCTTATCAGTTCATACGCTATTACCCCGTTCATTTTTTGCACGGCGCCGGCTATGTTATAGACCTTTTCCAGCGTACCGGGGTTGAACACCCCGGCCGGGTCCTTGTCGTTCACTATCCCCAGGACTATAAAATCGTATAATCCGAACTCTTTTTTTACGTTGTTATGGAACACCCTGACAGCTTCATTATCCGGCAACATGTTCTCCGGATCGGTATCCACCTTTATCTTCGGATACTGCGCGAGGCTGGCGACTATCATGACCGCTACTATACCCATGATAAGACGCGGTCTTTTTACCGAGAACTCTATAAGTTTTTTGAACATATTCCCCCACTTTTCACGCGCGCGTTAAATCCATGCCGTCCCCTATCACACCCTGTCCTACCTGGAGTCAAGGACCTTGACCAGCGCGGCTACCCTTTTATCAATGACCCTGTAGCATGTCCTGACGCCATCCTTTTTTGCGGCGATTATACCGCGGCTTTTCAGTATGGCTAGGTGCTGTGATACCGTGGATTGTGGCAGGCCCAGTTCACCCACTATACTGTTGACGTTGCATTCATGGGCCAAGAGCCCCCTTATCATCCTCAGCCTTACAGGATGGGCCATGGCCTTCAGTATGTCACTATCCTTCTCGTTGTCTATACCCATTACGCGCTCCTTCTATCGCTTTATCGTAATATTATGATAAAGCGATAGATTTGTCAAGCTTTATTTTTGCGGGTCCACGACTATGGCCCTTTGGGGACGTACGGGACATTTGTTCTG includes:
- a CDS encoding citrate/2-methylcitrate synthase, whose translation is MDELHMNTKDITALVLDAAKKARKETSGEGGYASRTSIAWPVNCIVGPGLEGAIACESKIGYVNGVKGALIYRGYDIFDLCAYSTFEEVSYLLIFGKLPTSAQLNGFKKELIEARKITETLRMLMGFPVEKMKAMSALRMGTNFLRHEFSYIDQDDHEIDLKSVIGSDEDSIPMETVPRGEKHAIYEFKRKKRRKTSSRHLHSAAGYKSCYSLISGIACIAGAVNRLREGRLPIEPREDLSHAGHLLYMMTGRMPTPAEERIMDISLILHADHGMNASTFAAMVVASTLSDLYFSVGAGIAALNGPLHGGANEQVIRMLQEIGSVDNVKPWFQRAQLEKRKIMGFGHRVYKAYDPRARVLRPMAEYLAASNKEAAKLFKIAGSLEKITVSSLGKEKKIFPNVDFYSGILYQALGISPHMFTPIFAVSRVSGWAARVMEYMQNNRIFRPRAIYSGTFDEKYVPIRNRR
- a CDS encoding mechanosensitive ion channel, producing the protein MRSRSSISKIIAAMACLLMPSVMANAQDAVASAGTALQDKIDTAKKLMDTLIEFCVKYSFQVLGGIIVILLGFLAARIISRLFGEFLKSHNVDVTISKFLVSIVKMLVIAFAFLIALGSFGITIAPFIAGLSVIGFGASFAVQGPLSNYAAGITLIFTKPFKVGDIVEVSSVAGTVMDMTLARTELRTIDGTTIYIPNKNIIGEVIHNFTEFKKLDLTIGVSYDTDMGKAINIIKEVVRGDDRIAAQPEPKVGISEFADSSVNIYCRLWCKPGVYWDVMFDVNRKVFDAFANNGITIPFPQRDVHIIGGTGEKIA
- a CDS encoding DUF2892 domain-containing protein, with translation MTMGSMLRGIAGFFILLSLVLAYYVDARWLWFTAFVGLNLLQSAFTGWCPMMAILKKAGIKD
- a CDS encoding outer membrane lipoprotein-sorting protein, producing MKNIMSICVVVALVLSAGHVRAAEVDDIVAKANEAMYYQAGDGRADVKMTVTDSLGRTRERGMTILRKDTGVDGKQKYYVYFHQPDDVRGMTYLVWKNVGTDDDRWLYLPALDLVRRVAASDKRSSFVGTNFAYEDISGRGTEEDGHTLLGEENGMYKIKSVPKDPGSVEFSYFITWVDMNDFIPRKAEYYDKNGTLYKTIEALEVKDVGGFPTVVKMKATDFNAGSNTVSEFSDVKYDLGTDENIFSERFLRRPPRQYIDKQ
- a CDS encoding MMPL family transporter, with amino-acid sequence MFKKLIEFSVKRPRLIMGIVAVMIVASLAQYPKIKVDTDPENMLPDNEAVRVFHNNVKKEFGLYDFIVLGIVNDKDPAGVFNPGTLEKVYNIAGAVQKMNGVIAYELISPTTKDDIMQDGVGTVRFQWLMGPPPYTVERSDEIRERAMENPLFYGTIISENGKALCLYIPIKAKNMSYRISREIRSITDGYKGEEKYYITGLPVANDTFGFEMFVQMAVSAPAAMLIIFILMMLFFRKINLVLAPIILAGITVIVTMGLLIGMGFTVHIMSSMIPIFLMPIAVLDSVHILSEFYEKYKKSSDRKEAILWTMDDLFMPMLFTSLTTTAGFLSLAFAPIPPVQVFGVFVAIGVMLAWILTMTFIPAAISLMRPESFKNFGVSEEHAESGIMNALLSAIGRFSVNRWKAVLIGTLAIVIVSLYGITRIVINDNPVKWFSPKHEIRIADKVLNEHFGGTYTAYLVMTSDGPEKELFKDPEMLRYVERLQAYLLRKGNVGKSTSLADLTKKIYYELLGGDKANNVIPSTRQAVAQTLISFQNSHKPDDLWHFVTPDYSRVNIWVQLTSGDNRDMTRVVNEVKEFMRENRPPEPVKVNWAGLTYINVVWQDRMVGGMLMNFLGSFIIVLFMMIFLFRSPIRGLISMIPLTVTIVFIYSLLGYTGKNYDMPVAVLSALTLGLSVDFAIHFLQRAREIYARAGNWPDTAKEMFAEPGRAILRNALIISIGFLPLLAAPLVPYKTVGMFMFLIMVTSSVGTLLILPAIITAMPKVIFEEVAGPFTCKCSYCVLTGAFVAGAVAYVLAGYLGITWSAVTAVSVVVVAVISGICNIVSRGRICIKDPAR
- a CDS encoding metalloregulator ArsR/SmtB family transcription factor, with the translated sequence MGIDNEKDSDILKAMAHPVRLRMIRGLLAHECNVNSIVGELGLPQSTVSQHLAILKSRGIIAAKKDGVRTCYRVIDKRVAALVKVLDSR